GTGCTATTCAATCCCATGTCCTATAGCAGGTCCTCCTGTGTCATGTCTACATTATAAGAGgacactacatgtactgtatctcCACAAGGTTTTGTCATGTAAATTAAAATGGTAATTTTCAAATAGTAGATTTCCTTTGGCAGCCAGCAGAGGGCGGAAGCAGTGCTCAGTGAGAGCGCCTGGCCCAGAATCCACCAGATTAATAAGGATTGCCTGCCCCTGACAGGCAGGATATTTAAGTACAGCCAAAGCCAACTAGAACATTTGTAGAGGTATATCAGGACTTTCATTGCTTTGGGTACAATATAGTACGGAAAggaaaataactgaaaaaacaGCAAGAAGTAATTTATATGTGAAAATTAAGGTGTGATGAAGAAAGTGGCAGATTCTAAGACaagcaaataaaacagcatTGAGAAGATAGGAAAAACCTTAagattaaaatatgttttaaggttaaaatatatatgtgaAAACTATTCCTGAAGAGGTCTGTTATAACCTGTACAACCATCATATCTCTATTGATATTCACTGGGTATAATTTGTTTGCCACTCATACTTTTTCTGATACTGAAATAGATCAAATGTGCAAGTGAATTAGTCATTAAAATCCCAGCTGAACAATAAAATCTGTACCTTGATATCTTGGTAGTTTTTAGTGAAGATGTGGACGAGTTTCTCTGTCAGCTCTGTCTACAAAAATGCAGTACAGGTAAGAAAACTCAACAATCACAGAGAAATTTATAGTCTGTGGAATCTCCTCCCCGTTTGGAGCTTCAGGCCCCATGAGGTGATGCAGCAGTTTAAAAGGAGGCTTATCTTTAAACTGAGCTGGAAGAAGATACAACAGCTTACTACTGTACAGACGGTATGATTTCACTCTTAAAATAATAACCTACACTTCATACTGagcaaaatataaatacaatttgGAAAAATAAAGGAGGTAAtgttattgtatttaattttaatttaaagaaaatactttattataatgattataattgttgttgttgttgtcgtaaGGTACACATGCTGGTCCTGtaaattattgttttctgtttcagatgAACATGGCTCAGAACTATTCATCAGAGTAAGTTAAAAaccagtaatgacattatacattaattttacattatatttaaatgtgataaactttattttatttttatttttctaaactaaataattattaaaaataatagtcAGATTGGTTTTGTATTCTTGCCTGTGATTTATATTTGTCCCTACAGAGTTGTTCTGAAGATCACAGCTGAAACTGTTCTCATTTCACTGAAAGGTGGGATCTCGTCCCTGAAGGAAGTCTATAAGGCTCTTAAGACAGATATACATCCTCTAACTAGGAAATGCTCCAACTACGACTACATCAGACAGCAGATAGTACAGGCTCATCAGCTCCTGAAGCAGTCAGAACAGGAAGCCAGTTCAGGGTTAAAGAGTCTGGATGAAAACTTAGAGAGACTGATACAAGAAGAGGGGAAACTCAAGCAGGAGATAAATGACACAATACTAACCTTAGACAACTTTAGAAAAGAGAAGGAATCAAATGAATATTTACTCAGTGTATCTCAGGGAGCTCTGGAGCAGACCAGGAGAAATCTGAATTCagcaatacacacacttcaggcTCAGCAGAAAAGGAAATATGATGCTGAAATTGTCACAGGTGTTGGGGCAGGAGTGTTAGTTATACCAATCATTGGATGGATTGTAGGTGAGAATTACAGcatacagataaaaataatgacatcTGAACTGTTTCATCATCATAACCTTCATGTGAGTGTCTGTTCTGACTCTATAGCTTGTTTCTTCAGGTCCTGCCATGATTATTGGTGTTGCAGTTGAACTGGATCAAGCAAATAAAGCCGTCCAAGTGGCTCAAGAGGAGGTGAGAAAGTCTGAGAATGAAGTGAGAAACTATGAACTTAAAGTATCTCATTACGTGTCTAAGATTTCCCAGACCGAATGTGACATCAGTCAGAAGGTTGACCAGTTGAAACAGATACGTGAAGGAATCCAGAAGGTGAAGAAGCAGAGTCAGTCTGTAGCTGAGTTCCAAGGGAAAGTGAGAGGAGCTGTCAATCTTCTGGGTGTCCTCAGAGGGAGGGTCAGTGTGGCTGAACATCAGACTCGCAGATCCATCCTCCAGGAGCCTGAGATGAAGGTGATGGAGGATGTGATGAAGGCCATAGAGCAGATCACAGGGAATGAGCTCCTTTATCGCAATGACCTGCCAAGACTCAATGAGATGAAGGAGAACATCCAACAACTTGCAGCCATTTGTGCCTCAGAGAACAGCTCAATATCACAATAACatgctgtttcttttgttttgaacagagttacacagaaaaataaatattctgtagCACTTCAGAGTTTTgttaaataagaataaagtatTAAAAGTTTTAATGATTCTATGTCATATTCAAGAGCATTAAATGCAactaaacataaatatacataaataaatgaataaataaataaataaataaataaataaataaatacagtaaaaggaTGTTGTAGTAAAGtttgttaaatgaaacaatgtgtgagttagaagagaaataaaccatGTGACAAGGTAAGCATGCTGCATGCTGCTTTTCTGAgtgttggatttatttttacactttcaTTCAAAATggtaaaatagaaaaataaaatgattatgatgattattaagaagaaaaacaaaataatcttgTGGTAAAGGATCATAAAATAGTGCTTGAGTGTCAAGGACTgaacttgtttttatttgttatccTTTTGATCTATAGAGGACTTTTTGTTAATGAAATCATTCTGTAAGAGATGGCTAGAGACACTGAAGGAGATTTTTATGAGGATTTTTAATGAGGATTGAGATTTTCCCCTAGAACACTTTCTGTTTCAGAGTAAGATGATTCAGCTTTTATTAGAGTGAATTACAGAATACAGAGAATTAATTCATAACGAAATAATTTATAATGAGATCGGAAACCTGTCTGAACAATTGCGAGTGTATGATGGAAGAGATCAGAGTTAACATTAatgaacactaatacacataCTAATGCCactgtaatgatgagtcgtaagactgaggatccatttgcagctttaatatataatctcggaaacaacaggcagagttcagtaccggtaaacacgacagtgtaggtaaggcaaaaacgtagtcagaacaacaggcaaaaggtcagggcaggcagaaatcagtcgtgaggcaaaatacagaaacagatcaaaaaccagaaacaggaacaatcagacaacgctcagaatgatagccgtagcaaatcaagacttcgcaatggggtcaagttcgtttgcttatttaagtgcgccagctgatagagaacagctggtgcactgattaggctgagcggggtgtagtgggaagtgtagtccgggagcgcttaatactccggagacgattctctccgttgtgggtgcggaggtgaggcaggtgtgctgatcatgacagagccccccccctgcGAGCGGCTCCTGACGCGAGGACGTGTGCGACGTCGAGGTCTACCACGAGACCGGGGAGCGGGCCTGTCTGGGTGGCGTAGGTGGAAGTCAGTGGTGAGTGAagggtccaggatgtcccctgccttgaccCAGGAGCGTTCTTCCGGGCCGTACCCCACCCAGTCGGCTAGGTATTCCAGGCGGCCCCGTCGGCGCCTGGAGTCCAGCAATTCGTGGACCTGGTATGCCTCTCCCTCGTCGACCAAGAGGGGTGCTGGTGGTTCGGCGGAGGTTTCTGGGTCTCTCGGTGGTCTCTCCGCGGGTTTCAGAAGTGAGGCGTGAAAGGTGGGAGATACGCGGTATGACGGGGGTAGTGCCAGGCGGTAGGAGACTGGATTAATCCGTCTGATGATGCGGAATGGGCCCACAAACCGTGGGCTGAGCTTACGACAGGGCAGACGGAGGCGGAGGTCACGGGTGGACAGCCAGACCCACTGTCCGGGTTGGTAGTCGGGGTGCTCACGGCGGTGTCTGTCGGCCTGTGTCTTTTGCCTGCGAATGGCTCGCCGTAGCTGCCGGTGCGCCGCGCTCCATGTGTCCCCACTGCGACGAAACCACTCGTCAACGGCCGGTAGGTCCGAGGGTGTGTCGGACCAGGGGAACAAAGGAGGTTGAAATCCCAGGACGCACTGGAATGGGGTTAGACCCGTGGCGGGTTTGAGGAGAGAATTCTGAGCATACTCAGCCCacatcaagtatgtgctccagtcGGTCTGGTTATCGTGGCAGTAGGAGCGTAGGAACCGGACGAGATCTTGGTTCAACCGTTCCGTCTGTCCGTTGGCTTGCGGGtggtaccccgaggtgaggcAGATGTTCATGTTGAGCTGTTTGAAGAATGCCGCCCAGACtcgtgaggtgaactggggaccGCGGTCGGACACGATATCCTCAGGCAGGCCATAGTACCGGAAGACAAAGTTGCACAATGCCTCCGCGGTCTCGAAGGCTGTGGGAAGTTTCGGCATGGGGATCAGACGGCAGGCTTTGGAGAATCGATCGATCACGGTGAGGATAACCGTGTGGTTGTTGGAACGGGGAAGGTCGGTGACAAAGTCAATTGCAATGTGGGACCAGGGGCGTTGAGGCGTGGGCAGAGGAAGCAGTAAGCCCGCGGGGAGCTGATGAGAGGGCTTAGAGGTATTGCAGATTGTACAGGCTCGGACGAATTCGCGCACGTCTGTGGCTAGAGTCGGCCACCAAAACTGGTTCTGAGCCAGGTGTAGGGTGCCTGTGACGCCGGGATGGCCGGCGCTGGGGTTGGAGTGTAGGAGCTCCAGGAGGTTCGTGCGCCAGTTCTCGGGCACATAGGTCCGGGATGGAGGGCAATTggcaggtggtggtgtgtgggcgttggcctgggttatttccgtcatgatgtcccactggatgggcGCGAGGATGTGGGCTTCGGAGATGATGGGTTCAGGGCTTGTGTCCGGGCCGGGTTCACGGAACATGCGGGACAGGGCATCGGCCTTGATATTCTTGGTCCCCGGCCTGTAGGTCACCGTGAATCTGAACCtcgtgaagaacatggcccacctcGATTGACGGGGATTCAGGCGTTTGGCGGCGCGAAGGTATTCCAAGTTCCGGTGGTCGGTGAGCACGGTGAACGGGTGTACCGCgccctctagccagtgccgccactcctcGAATGCTACCTTCATGGCTAGCAGCTCTCGGTCCCCCACGTCGTAGTTGCGTTCCGTCGGAGATAGCTTGCGAGAGAAGTATGCACACGGGAACATCTTGTTGGCCGGGCCCTGGCGTTGAGACAGTATGGCCCCCACCCCCGTATTAGAGGCGTCCACCTCTACTATGAACGGCCGGTCTGGATCCGGGTGGTGGAGAATGGGAGCTGAGGTGAAGCTCGCTTTCAAGCGCCGGAATGCCGTTATAGCTTCAAGGGACCAGGTAAGCCGAGTGGATGCTTTTTTGGTCATCGAGGTGAGCGGGGCCGCAATCGTGCTGAAACCATGGATGAAGCGGcgatagaaattagcgaacCCCAGGAAGCGCTGTAACTCCTTCAGGCTCTGTGGTCGGGGCCACTGTAGTACTGCGCGCACCTTGGAGTCgtccatggcgaccccctcggctgagatgacgtagcctaggaaggtcgtggaggtctggtggaattcgcatttttcggccttggcgtacagacggtgttggatgagacgtttaaggactgcccgcacgtgctgggtgtgttcctccatggtctctgaatatataaggatgtcatcgatgtatacgaccacccagcggtccagcatgtcgcggaacacgtcattaatgaatgactggaacaccgcgggactgttcgaaaggccgaacggcatgactaaatattcataatggcctgattgggtcgaaaaggcggtcttccattcatccccctctctgatccggatgaggttgtaagcgctgcgtaagtccaatttcgtgaagtatcgggcctggcggagctgttcgagagccgacggcacgaggggaagaggataccggaacttgactgtcatgtcgttcagagcccggtagtcaatgcatgggcggaggcctccatcttttttcttcacgaagAAGAACCCGGAGGACGCCGGGGAGACAGAGGGTCGGATGAAGCccttctggagctcctcctcgatgtagGTTTTCATGGCTGCCGTCTCTGGTTGCGACAGCGGGaagattctccctctgggtGGAGTGGATCCAGGCAGAAGTTCTATGGCGCAGTCACTGGGCCGGTGCGGTGGCAGTTCGGTGGCCCGAGTCTTGCTGAAGGCCGCCGAAAGGTCTTGGTATTCCGCTGGGAGATTAGAGGTGGTGGAAGTGGAGCATACAGAGAGCGTGGCGTTGGGTCGTGGGGTTTTCGGAGGCAGTGGCTGGTGTCGGTGGCATGCCTCGCCCCAGCTTGAGATGTGCAGGTCTCTCCAGGAGATGACGGGGTTGTGAAGTTGGAGCCAGGGGAAGCCTAGGATGAGGGTGTGACGCGGGGAGCGGATGATGTGGAAAGGCAGGTATTCTTGATGGTGAGGGCCCACCTGCAGCCGGAGACGCCTGGAGATGTGCGTGATGTGGCCCTCACTGAGCGGCCTGCCGTCTAccgcctccactgccaaaggaaaagcacatgGGATCACTGGCACGTTATAGGCTTGCGCAAACTCCCTTGACATGAAATTGCCCGCGGCGCCGGAGTCGATTAGAGCAGACAGATTAATCATTTTCCCCCGTATTTCAACTTGTACTTGTACTACCGCGCAGTTCGAAGATTGAGGAATGAGCGGGTCAGGACTCACCGATGTGTTCCGTCTGCCGGGCGGCTTGTTGGGGCAGGCGGCCAGTCTGTGACCGGCTTCTCCGCAGTAGAGGCAGAGTTGGAAGTGGAAGCGTCTTGCTCTCTCCTCAGGCGTGAGGTGCGTGGCGTCGAGCTGCATGGGCTCGGGGTCCGCCGGTCGGGCTGTGCGAAGTGTCTCGCGCGCGTGTCGGGCGGTGTGCGTAGGAGGTCGACGTGTCCGCATCAAATTGTCAATGCGGATGGACAGGTCAATGAACTCCGTcaaatctctcccttcatcacggCAGGCGAGCTCGGCTTGTAGACCCGGATGCAGCCCTTTGCGGTAGATCACCTTTAGGGGTCGCTCCTCCCAACCTGTCTCGGCGGCGAGCGTACGGAATGTCTGCGCGTACTCAGCGGCGGGACGGTCGCCCTGAGATACGGCCAACAAACGCTCCTCTGCGCTCTCACCCGTGGCGGAGTGCTCGAAGACAGCGCGGAATTGGGAGAGGAAGTGTTCAAACGTGGGGAAGGCGGAGCCATCCTCTTGCCAAACCGCCGTGGCCCACTCCAGCGCTTTCCCGGTGAGGAGCGTGCACACAAACGCTACGCGGCTAGCGGCGGTCGGATACAGGGACGGTTGTTGCGCCACAAATAGCTGACATTGCATTAAGAAACCTCCGCATTTTCCAGGATCTCCGTTAAACTTTTCCGGAAACGCGAGCCGCGGGCTGGTGACAGCTGGGGTCGCGATTGGATCGGCCGGCGGGCGGGGCGCCGGTGCCGGAGGGTTCGGAGCCGCAGCGGAGCCTCGCAGACCTTGTAACGCCGCAGCGAGCTCTCCGATGAGCGAGGTAAGTCGCgttagttgttggtggtgtccggcgagctgctgggcttgagcggagagctgggtggcaagctgagagacggctgctggatcgcttggtggcgaagtcttctgtaatgatgagtcgtaagactgaggatccatttgcagctttaatatataatctcggaaacaacaggcagagttcagtaccggtaaacacgacagtgtaggtaaggcaaaaacgtagtcagaacaacaggcaaaaggtcagggcaggcagaaatcagtcgtgaggcaaaatacagaaacagatcaaaaaccagaaacaggaacaatcagacaacgctcagaatgatagccgtagcaaatcaagacttcgcaatggggtcaagttcgtttgcttatttaagtgcgccagctgatagagaacagctggtgcactgattaggctgagcggggtgtagtgggaagtgtagtccgggagcgcttaatactccggagacgattctctccgttgtgggtgcggaggtgaggcaggtgtgctgatcatgacagcCACATTGAACAACTGCTCATATGCTCTTTATCTCTTCTGGAGCAGCAGCATGGAGAATGACGAGCAACTCTTTATCAACCTTCACCAGGATTTACACAATGTTGGCCACCATCTCAATTAAGTGCCCCAAAAGAGATAGAAGAATTAGtttcaattaatcaatcaagcttataaacaataataaacaatcaaGCTTATATTAAAATTTCAAATTTATACGcaacaaatgataaaatatgAAATTCAAAGAGTTATTTTAAGTTGTAAGAAACAGCCAAAgccaaaaaatgacaaaaatataatGGATCTCTTCATAAGCAAACATTATATAAACAGCAAATGAATGTATTAAGCACAATTACAATTGTAATTAGACCAAATATATGAAGCTAAAGTGCCTTTTATAAGATCAAGGAGAAAgttaaaaatatttcactttttttgagaagagaattttatattatttataatattaattatatataaatactatttataaaataaataagagaaatattgtttatttttacaataaatcCAAAAACCATCTCTCCTTGTGCTGCAACCTTTTATGATATGTTATATGATAAGTTAATGGTGTTCATATGTTtcttatatatttctatatccACTTCAAGACATTGCAAAAATTAAAGGTGATGATTctacaaatatatgtataaatatactaGTTAAGAAATATGTAAAGGcgtttaaaaattttaaaaataataaagcgattgattttatttacttatttgctaATTAAGATATGTTAAGACCAGAAAGACTCAATACTTTTAAATGACcccattaattattaaaatgaattaaatcacTTAATAAAGGTGAGGTAAATGTACTCAATTCCAAATTTAAGTTAAAATATTATATCCCTGCACATCTCTCTTTGTTTTAATCCTCCATGGTGTTCACAGCATGAGCGAGACCACATAATTCAGTCTGATTAATTACAGGTATGTTCTCATTACTGTTTGCTCCCACTGGCTCTGCCCTCTAATCACAAACCGACACTCGGATTCTGAGTATCTCTTAACTCTCTGTATCAgcatatattgtcttctggtaagtTAGGATTCTGacttctagagtagtgtgatttgaattgtcaCATTGTATAGCATTGTTTATCCTATTGTGTTGGTCCTTGCTTAGTCATTCTTCCATACTACCATTAATCAGTGGTAGTTTCAGTCACCCTTAAAGTCTGAATTGTGATGGTGCAGCCCATGGGGAATAGGTCCACTCAACCAGCAGAAGCTGGAGGGGGAAGATGGAGATGCAGGTGTCTCcaaaaagcagagagagagaaggatttCTCAGGTCTCTGTGGTCTCAAAGGCATCAGTCTGCAGGTTGAAAGGGAGGCCAAAGTCAGCCCAGCCTTCTGGAAGCTAAACAACAAAACTATTTAAACAAGAGCTAGAATTCTATCACATCACAGACCAAGCTTTTGAAGCCAAACAAATGGTGCAACTGTGCAAACAAAAGTGAATTGAAACTACAAATCTACCTGAGGGTAAGGTAACTTGAACCAGGCCACCACCCACCCTGTTGTATTTTATAGAAACACTCGTGGGGGAAGGACTTATTTAGTAAAATGATATTGTTAGCTGGTGCTTTTTGAAAGGAATGTACACCTTATGGAAACAACTGGTCACTGACCACAGAGTTACCGGTTTTGTGAAAGAAGAATGGAAAGTAATGTCTGACCACTACATctaaaagattcaaacaatGGATGAAGTacaagaacttgaa
The Tachysurus fulvidraco isolate hzauxx_2018 chromosome 7, HZAU_PFXX_2.0, whole genome shotgun sequence DNA segment above includes these coding regions:
- the LOC113650574 gene encoding uncharacterized protein LOC113650574 translates to MWTSFSVSSVYKNAVQMNMAQNYSSEVVLKITAETVLISLKGGISSLKEVYKALKTDIHPLTRKCSNYDYIRQQIVQAHQLLKQSEQEASSGLKSLDENLERLIQEEGKLKQEINDTILTLDNFRKEKESNEYLLSVSQGALEQTRRNLNSAIHTLQAQQKRKYDAEIVTGVGAGVLVIPIIGWIVGPAMIIGVAVELDQANKAVQVAQEEVRKSENEVRNYELKVSHYVSKISQTECDISQKVDQLKQIREGIQKVKKQSQSVAEFQGKVRGAVNLLGVLRGRVSVAEHQTRRSILQEPEMKVMEDVMKAIEQITGNELLYRNDLPRLNEMKENIQQLAAICASENSSISQ